In the Palaeococcus pacificus DY20341 genome, one interval contains:
- the moaA gene encoding GTP 3',8-cyclase MoaA, with protein MPLVDRFGRPLTNLRISLTEECNYNCFFCHREGQINAKKREMTPEEIEHIVRIASSLGIKKVKLTGGEPTVRRDIVEIVERIKPYTTDLSMTTNGSVMNRLAEPLKEAGLNRVNISFHSLNRKRYKQITGVDLLDRAIKGIEKASKFFHPVKLNMTIMRGLNEDEIWDMIEFAAKNKVVLQLIELEAPRELEGTEFFKTFFYPLKPVEEELEKRAVQIKERKLHRRRKYFIPTKYGIVEVEVVRSMHNTVFCANCTRLRITADGHIKTCIYRNDNLIDLLEPLRKGASDDELIELFKKSVIIREPYWK; from the coding sequence ATGCCTTTAGTGGACCGCTTTGGAAGGCCTTTAACAAACCTTAGGATTTCACTTACTGAGGAATGCAACTATAACTGCTTTTTTTGCCATAGAGAAGGGCAAATTAACGCCAAAAAGAGAGAGATGACCCCCGAGGAAATTGAGCACATTGTGAGAATAGCTTCATCCCTTGGGATTAAAAAAGTAAAGTTAACTGGTGGTGAGCCTACTGTTAGAAGGGACATTGTAGAAATAGTGGAGAGGATTAAACCATACACCACGGACTTATCAATGACAACGAATGGAAGTGTGATGAACCGCTTAGCCGAGCCTCTAAAGGAAGCAGGGTTAAATAGAGTTAACATAAGCTTTCACAGCCTTAATAGAAAAAGGTATAAACAAATAACAGGCGTTGATTTGTTGGACAGGGCCATTAAGGGCATTGAAAAGGCTTCAAAGTTTTTTCACCCCGTTAAGCTCAACATGACCATTATGAGGGGGCTAAACGAGGACGAAATATGGGATATGATTGAGTTTGCAGCTAAAAACAAAGTCGTCCTTCAGCTCATTGAGCTCGAAGCTCCAAGGGAGCTTGAAGGGACGGAATTTTTTAAGACGTTCTTCTATCCACTCAAGCCGGTAGAAGAGGAACTTGAAAAAAGAGCTGTACAGATTAAGGAGAGAAAGCTCCATAGAAGGAGAAAATATTTCATTCCTACGAAATATGGCATAGTTGAGGTAGAGGTCGTTCGCTCTATGCACAACACAGTATTCTGCGCCAACTGTACGAGGTTGAGGATAACGGCAGACGGCCACATAAAAACGTGTATCTATAGAAATGACAATCTAATAGACCTCCTAGAGCCACTTAGGAAAGGAGCAAGTGATGATGAGTTAATAGAACTCTTCAAAAAATCAGTGATTATAAGAGAGCCCTACTGGAAATGA
- a CDS encoding aldo/keto reductase — protein sequence MKYQKHRDLKISEIGIGTYSLSGVYGVKNLEEFKRMIYRAYELGVNFFDTAEAYGNAEQILGEIVKPFREDIYIATKVGIRSGIKPNLSKEYIKKACEESLKRLQTDYIDLYQVHFHDPTTPIEETIEALEDLIEEGKIRYYGVGHLPIEVTEEYCRLGKPFSVLAEFSAVARESYEKLLPLYRKYNLGIIAFSTTGRGLLTGKFKENQKFEPGDIRYLDPLFQRERFQHGLRIAKKFAELGERYDKTPVQVAIAWVLAHEGVICALTGPSTIKHLEENVEASGWEIPKEDLRELEEFFKRENEWLRQKQKESIKQILIEPLQEPQRAFVDLIYVIETALSLGIIEEKEILSIFYELYGLRKELDKEDVSEKLKDIQAQLRKVIPLDAL from the coding sequence GTGAAATATCAAAAGCATAGGGATTTGAAAATCTCCGAGATAGGGATCGGTACGTACTCTTTAAGCGGGGTTTATGGAGTAAAAAATCTTGAAGAGTTTAAGAGAATGATTTACCGTGCCTATGAACTTGGGGTTAACTTCTTTGACACTGCGGAAGCCTATGGAAACGCTGAACAAATTTTGGGGGAAATTGTAAAGCCCTTCCGTGAAGACATTTATATAGCCACGAAAGTGGGGATTAGGAGCGGCATAAAGCCAAACCTCTCCAAAGAGTACATCAAAAAAGCCTGTGAGGAGAGCCTCAAGAGACTCCAGACCGATTATATCGACCTCTACCAAGTTCACTTCCATGACCCAACCACGCCAATAGAGGAAACCATTGAAGCGCTGGAAGATCTTATTGAAGAGGGGAAGATTCGATATTACGGCGTTGGCCACTTGCCTATAGAGGTCACAGAGGAATACTGCAGGCTTGGAAAGCCTTTCTCAGTTCTTGCAGAGTTTAGTGCAGTTGCAAGAGAATCCTATGAAAAGCTTTTGCCACTTTACAGGAAATACAATTTGGGAATCATTGCTTTCAGCACAACGGGAAGAGGCTTGCTCACAGGGAAGTTTAAAGAAAATCAAAAGTTTGAACCTGGGGATATACGTTATTTAGACCCACTTTTCCAGAGAGAACGCTTTCAACATGGCTTGAGAATAGCCAAAAAGTTTGCCGAGTTGGGAGAGAGATATGATAAAACTCCAGTGCAGGTTGCCATCGCTTGGGTTCTTGCCCATGAGGGGGTAATATGCGCCCTAACTGGACCTTCAACGATAAAGCATTTAGAAGAGAACGTTGAAGCGAGTGGATGGGAGATCCCCAAAGAGGATTTGAGAGAGCTGGAGGAGTTTTTTAAGAGAGAAAATGAGTGGCTAAGGCAGAAGCAGAAAGAATCCATAAAACAAATTCTCATCGAACCCCTCCAAGAACCTCAAAGAGCTTTCGTTGATTTGATATATGTTATTGAAACTGCACTTTCCCTTGGCATTATTGAGGAAAAAGAGATACTATCAATTTTCTATGAGCTCTACGGTTTGAGGAAGGAGTTGGATAAAGAAGATGTTAGTGAAAAACTGAAGGACATCCAAGCCCAGCTGCGAAAAGTAATCCCACTAGATGCTCTTTGA
- a CDS encoding DUF835 domain-containing protein, producing the protein MPVNFGGIIAGLVLIIISIYGILRVFNYYKSLKNNAKQLAGRVLMSFVLLSLGGVMVIFDSLIENELWFITAILVTSAYILSTLSDMYYLDALAKISEQKTEIPPSRAVSGKREKKETKIPVGAFIVTPQNEKKLKQALKMLQSEAKGLFVVSRMSQEDWEKKFEVKSDFYIWLSRVESPNAVDPSKLHVILEEAIKFMKNKGGEIVIYIEGIEYIMIYSNFNAVVKFLFSLKDHAIIGSSMLLLSLDPQFLEESQYSVLLREFELFNVEKFLNKMAREALFGAIVREEVKKEAENSERDGGDKGQESGSGEGQKAFEKT; encoded by the coding sequence ATGCCTGTCAATTTTGGAGGAATCATAGCCGGACTGGTATTAATCATAATTAGCATTTATGGTATCCTCCGAGTGTTTAATTACTATAAAAGCCTAAAAAATAATGCAAAGCAGCTGGCAGGCAGAGTTTTAATGTCATTTGTTCTTCTGAGTCTGGGAGGAGTAATGGTTATATTCGATTCCCTAATTGAAAACGAATTATGGTTTATTACAGCCATTTTAGTCACATCAGCATACATACTCTCAACTCTCTCAGATATGTATTATTTGGATGCACTTGCAAAAATCTCGGAGCAGAAAACGGAAATCCCACCAAGCAGAGCAGTCTCGGGGAAAAGGGAAAAGAAAGAAACAAAAATCCCTGTAGGGGCTTTTATTGTCACACCTCAAAATGAAAAGAAATTAAAGCAAGCCTTAAAGATGCTTCAAAGTGAAGCAAAAGGTCTTTTTGTCGTAAGCAGGATGTCTCAAGAGGATTGGGAAAAGAAATTTGAAGTCAAATCTGATTTTTATATCTGGCTCAGTAGGGTAGAAAGTCCAAATGCGGTAGACCCATCTAAGCTTCACGTGATTTTGGAGGAGGCTATAAAGTTCATGAAAAATAAAGGTGGAGAGATTGTAATTTACATTGAAGGTATCGAATATATAATGATATACAGCAATTTTAATGCGGTGGTTAAATTTTTGTTCTCTTTAAAAGACCATGCTATCATCGGAAGTTCAATGCTTTTGCTGTCACTCGATCCACAATTTTTAGAGGAGTCCCAGTACAGCGTACTTTTGAGGGAATTTGAGCTTTTCAATGTAGAAAAATTTTTGAACAAGATGGCCAGAGAAGCTTTGTTTGGAGCAATTGTAAGGGAAGAGGTTAAAAAGGAAGCAGAGAACAGTGAAAGAGATGGCGGCGATAAAGGTCAAGAAAGTGGAAGCGGAGAAGGTCAAAAGGCTTTTGAAAAGACTTAA
- a CDS encoding OsmC family protein — protein sequence MKGSVKWLGDGKFEAQVEEGGKIIFGENGIFPMKTLLLSVAGCTAIDVVMILQKMREPIKDLEVEISGERREEHPKIYKKVHIHYKIYGDVNPEKAERAIKLSQDKYCSASAHLKLSGTEVTYSYEIIKE from the coding sequence ATGAAAGGGAGTGTAAAATGGCTTGGTGACGGGAAGTTTGAAGCCCAAGTTGAGGAAGGAGGAAAAATAATCTTCGGCGAAAATGGCATTTTTCCAATGAAAACCCTCCTTTTGAGCGTTGCTGGATGTACGGCAATAGATGTTGTAATGATACTCCAAAAGATGCGTGAACCCATAAAAGACCTCGAAGTTGAGATAAGCGGCGAGAGAAGGGAAGAGCACCCCAAAATTTACAAGAAGGTTCACATTCACTACAAAATTTATGGGGATGTCAATCCAGAAAAAGCGGAGCGTGCCATAAAATTAAGCCAAGATAAGTACTGTTCAGCATCTGCACACCTAAAGCTCAGCGGTACAGAAGTTACATACTCCTACGAGATTATCAAAGAGTGA
- a CDS encoding DUF3795 domain-containing protein encodes MEKVIGVCGCICSDCGMYGKNCEGCYVIEGKPCWLHEVGLDVCDFYECCVIDRGLEHCGQCGEIPCIKFWKNKDPAWTEEQHKKIVEERVALLKGLAQNKV; translated from the coding sequence ATGGAAAAGGTTATTGGAGTATGTGGATGTATATGTAGTGACTGTGGGATGTATGGAAAAAACTGTGAAGGATGTTATGTCATAGAAGGCAAGCCATGTTGGTTGCACGAAGTAGGACTTGATGTTTGTGATTTTTATGAATGCTGTGTAATTGATAGAGGGCTAGAGCACTGTGGACAATGTGGGGAAATCCCATGTATCAAGTTTTGGAAGAATAAAGATCCTGCGTGGACGGAAGAACAGCACAAGAAAATCGTGGAAGAGAGGGTTGCTTTACTTAAAGGATTAGCGCAAAATAAAGTTTGA
- a CDS encoding GNAT family protein, translating into MRIEIREVDETNIGDMISVCNPSTISEAYKKGVEIKRVWLLEMLRTYGDVGLVAYFNRKPAAQLLTYPEKADPTSLKRENVLVINCIYNPLLEAQRKGIARSMVEKLIEKARGKYEFLLTHAFDTGEFLSQAEFFERLGFRKITKEDLYYSFSGRALKEPYSGFWKEGEEYKRSNEDIGKVLIFYEPTCPFTYLWAHRSKEIVKEIAPELEIRMLNGWEHPEEFVSRGRNWMLVNGIPIKSLPIEKEKFREELMIAIKT; encoded by the coding sequence GTGAGGATTGAGATTAGAGAAGTTGATGAAACTAATATAGGTGACATGATTTCGGTGTGCAATCCTTCTACCATCAGTGAGGCGTACAAGAAAGGCGTCGAGATCAAGAGGGTTTGGCTTCTCGAGATGCTGAGAACGTATGGGGATGTTGGCCTTGTTGCGTATTTTAATAGAAAGCCTGCTGCTCAACTATTAACCTACCCTGAAAAAGCAGACCCGACAAGTCTGAAGCGAGAAAACGTTTTAGTCATCAACTGCATATACAATCCTCTTTTAGAAGCCCAAAGAAAGGGAATAGCAAGGAGTATGGTCGAGAAACTCATTGAAAAGGCAAGAGGGAAATATGAATTTTTGCTCACTCATGCATTTGATACGGGAGAGTTTTTGTCACAAGCGGAGTTCTTTGAGAGGTTAGGCTTCAGGAAGATAACTAAAGAAGACCTTTACTACTCGTTTAGCGGGAGAGCGCTTAAAGAACCTTATTCTGGTTTCTGGAAAGAGGGAGAGGAATATAAGAGGAGCAACGAGGATATCGGCAAAGTCTTAATATTCTACGAGCCTACATGCCCCTTCACTTATCTTTGGGCACATAGGAGTAAAGAAATAGTGAAAGAAATTGCTCCGGAACTGGAGATAAGAATGTTGAATGGATGGGAACATCCAGAAGAGTTTGTGTCCAGAGGGCGGAATTGGATGTTGGTGAACGGCATTCCAATAAAATCGCTCCCTATAGAAAAGGAGAAGTTTAGGGAGGAACTCATGATAGCAATAAAGACTTAA
- a CDS encoding flavodoxin family protein — MVYEKSAKVYVLGLAFSARRKGNCSKLLEYCLKKFEEMGFETELMESYDLNITPCSHCNYECFSGEACPVEDDVPKIYEQCKSADIILFAVPTYGGHVASLYLAFSERGQAIFESYKEWKEFAKKVNFIIIGNLSSGGDMALHEALYSFANFGFWPEVVLISSREYGRSSIKGDLIEEEEVKKRLDRFVERINQKMKENN; from the coding sequence ATGGTCTATGAGAAGTCTGCCAAAGTTTATGTTTTGGGTCTAGCTTTTAGTGCACGAAGAAAAGGAAATTGTTCAAAGCTTTTGGAGTACTGTCTTAAGAAATTTGAGGAGATGGGTTTTGAAACAGAGCTTATGGAAAGCTATGACCTCAACATCACCCCATGTAGTCATTGCAACTATGAATGTTTCTCTGGTGAAGCATGCCCGGTAGAAGATGATGTTCCAAAAATCTATGAACAATGCAAAAGTGCGGACATAATCCTTTTCGCAGTACCTACTTATGGAGGACATGTCGCTTCGCTTTATCTTGCATTTTCTGAAAGAGGGCAAGCAATTTTTGAGAGTTATAAAGAATGGAAAGAGTTTGCTAAGAAAGTGAACTTCATAATAATCGGAAATCTTTCCTCAGGGGGTGATATGGCGCTTCATGAAGCACTTTATAGTTTTGCAAACTTTGGATTTTGGCCTGAAGTTGTATTAATTTCTTCAAGAGAGTATGGGAGAAGCTCAATTAAGGGAGATTTAATTGAAGAGGAAGAAGTTAAAAAAAGACTCGACAGGTTCGTAGAGAGAATAAATCAAAAAATGAAGGAGAATAACTGA
- a CDS encoding SPL family radical SAM protein — protein sequence MYIRPFDPWKSKFCTCPFKYTLNVYTGCDYACVYCYITSYIPRAFQVRTKEGLLPRLEKELRKLDKRFIIALSYSSDAYPTVDKELKITRRVLELFKRYDVRCILLTKSNLFERDLHILKELKCAVGITVTTIDEDKARVLEPNAPSPKERIEVLKKAKKEGIPVYARIDPIIPYLTWEDFEETLDALSFVSHITVSTLKLRPDSWRRMKVKFPKVMEKLGPLYKEGGRIEGYYYLPKRLRLKILEEARRKTEEKGITFGSCREGYYSFPSCDASHLVPI from the coding sequence ATGTACATAAGGCCTTTCGATCCATGGAAGTCAAAGTTCTGCACGTGCCCATTCAAGTACACTCTAAACGTTTACACCGGCTGCGATTACGCCTGCGTTTACTGCTACATCACTTCTTATATCCCAAGGGCATTCCAAGTTAGGACGAAAGAGGGGCTTTTGCCGAGGCTCGAAAAGGAGCTTAGAAAGCTCGACAAGCGCTTTATAATAGCTCTCTCCTATTCATCCGACGCATATCCTACAGTTGATAAAGAGCTAAAAATTACCCGCAGAGTCCTCGAGCTTTTCAAGCGCTATGATGTTAGATGCATTCTTCTGACAAAATCCAACCTATTTGAGCGTGATTTGCACATTTTAAAGGAGCTTAAGTGTGCCGTTGGGATAACAGTCACAACCATTGATGAGGATAAGGCGAGAGTTCTAGAGCCAAATGCTCCAAGCCCCAAAGAAAGGATAGAGGTATTAAAGAAGGCTAAAAAAGAGGGTATTCCTGTGTATGCACGCATAGATCCAATAATCCCCTACCTGACATGGGAGGACTTCGAGGAAACGCTCGATGCTTTGAGCTTCGTTTCCCACATAACTGTATCCACGCTAAAACTCCGTCCTGATTCTTGGAGGAGGATGAAAGTGAAGTTTCCAAAAGTTATGGAAAAGCTCGGGCCCTTGTATAAAGAAGGTGGAAGGATTGAAGGGTACTATTATCTGCCAAAGAGGCTTAGGCTTAAGATTCTAGAAGAAGCAAGGAGGAAAACAGAAGAAAAGGGGATAACCTTCGGTTCCTGCCGTGAGGGATACTACTCATTTCCAAGCTGCGACGCGTCACATCTCGTTCCTATCTAA
- a CDS encoding nucleoside phosphorylase, giving the protein MVEAKSESCSKYLITFTGIAMNHAKRLLENVEIKAKCTHVYQAFVGEYQGEKIYVLNPYFGAPASVFALELAIASGGKKFLVVGEAGAIKTGVNIGDVILPTWALREEGTSYHYMPPDYIPKPSEMLFNALKKEVKCQTEKEHINVFEGGIWTTDASFRETEDKVREYSKRGILGVEMESSALMSVAKFRGVDLAIALAVSDTLYNGWNPEFEGERLRRTEGILVKAALDVLVSI; this is encoded by the coding sequence GTGGTAGAAGCAAAAAGCGAATCCTGCTCAAAATATCTAATAACCTTCACAGGTATTGCAATGAACCATGCCAAACGATTGTTAGAGAACGTGGAAATTAAAGCTAAATGCACCCATGTGTATCAAGCTTTTGTTGGCGAATACCAAGGCGAGAAAATTTACGTGCTTAACCCCTATTTTGGAGCGCCAGCTTCGGTTTTTGCTTTAGAGCTCGCAATAGCCAGCGGGGGAAAGAAATTTTTAGTGGTAGGGGAAGCAGGTGCAATTAAAACAGGTGTAAACATTGGCGATGTGATACTGCCAACGTGGGCTTTGAGGGAAGAGGGAACGAGCTATCACTACATGCCACCGGATTACATACCAAAGCCCAGCGAGATGCTTTTCAACGCACTTAAAAAAGAAGTGAAATGTCAAACTGAAAAAGAACATATTAATGTGTTCGAAGGAGGTATTTGGACAACAGATGCATCCTTTAGAGAAACAGAGGATAAGGTGAGAGAATACTCAAAGCGTGGCATTCTTGGCGTTGAGATGGAGAGCTCTGCCTTAATGAGCGTCGCTAAGTTTAGAGGCGTTGATTTAGCCATTGCTTTAGCAGTATCAGATACACTTTACAATGGATGGAATCCGGAATTTGAAGGTGAAAGACTGCGAAGAACAGAAGGAATCTTGGTTAAGGCTGCTTTGGATGTTTTGGTATCAATTTAA
- a CDS encoding secondary thiamine-phosphate synthase enzyme YjbQ, producing the protein MLHTIEILTSKEVEIVDITAQVEEIVKKSGISEGLVVVFTRHTTTALILNENEPRLLKDMERIFKELVPKGEGYAHDAIDHNAHSHLRSILMSSSIAIPIENSRLALGTWQSILFIELDGPRRRKVVVKVCQC; encoded by the coding sequence ATGCTGCACACAATTGAAATTTTAACATCTAAGGAAGTCGAGATTGTCGATATAACTGCCCAAGTAGAGGAAATTGTTAAAAAAAGCGGTATAAGTGAAGGATTGGTGGTGGTTTTCACAAGACATACAACAACGGCCTTAATTCTAAACGAGAATGAGCCGAGACTCCTAAAGGATATGGAAAGGATTTTCAAAGAGCTCGTGCCAAAAGGTGAAGGCTACGCCCACGATGCTATAGACCACAATGCCCACTCCCACCTGAGGAGCATTTTGATGAGTTCAAGTATAGCAATACCCATTGAGAACAGCCGTTTAGCTTTAGGTACCTGGCAGTCTATCCTCTTTATCGAATTGGATGGGCCGAGGCGGAGAAAAGTCGTGGTAAAAGTGTGCCAGTGCTGA
- a CDS encoding NUDIX hydrolase has protein sequence MVILRIRQMITFEKGDMRFNYRVVGIIFNKNYVLLHRAERDNFWALPGGRVELLEPSKDALKREMQEELGVEVRVDRLIWIVETFFKDGGTLFHEMGLYYLVELPKNCSLYRKRQFLGKERLEEEKEIRLIFEWFSLNELEALPLYPRFLRKALRDLPQTTQHIEVWENLKKRSKSI, from the coding sequence ATGGTAATTTTGAGGATAAGACAGATGATAACGTTTGAAAAAGGGGATATGAGGTTTAATTATCGGGTGGTTGGGATTATATTCAATAAGAATTATGTTCTCCTCCACAGAGCAGAAAGGGATAATTTTTGGGCTCTGCCGGGAGGACGGGTTGAGCTGTTGGAGCCTTCAAAAGATGCGTTAAAGAGAGAAATGCAAGAAGAGCTTGGCGTTGAGGTTCGTGTGGACAGGCTAATCTGGATCGTTGAGACGTTCTTTAAAGATGGTGGGACACTTTTTCATGAGATGGGGCTTTACTATCTGGTAGAGCTTCCCAAAAATTGCTCCCTCTACAGGAAAAGACAGTTTTTGGGGAAGGAACGTCTAGAAGAAGAAAAAGAAATCAGGCTGATTTTTGAGTGGTTCTCTCTTAATGAGCTTGAGGCTCTCCCGCTCTATCCACGATTTTTGCGGAAAGCGTTGAGGGATCTCCCTCAAACCACGCAGCATATAGAGGTGTGGGAAAATTTGAAAAAGAGGTCAAAGAGCATCTAG
- a CDS encoding class I SAM-dependent methyltransferase: protein MEIKQYSKYLHHWTVELYEQTVTKIEDVQMIKKMIGDRKEQRIFEVCCGSGRILVPLAKDGHIVVGLDMDNLMLAKLFEKTRGLENITIIQADAITANWGEEYDVVILAGNVLLNIISNNDNKAAQQKLIEKSYSALKPGGHMYLDTHLVAHPEQFFGQPGERVIFEGIDSWGTYGRYILIDEKYDAQKQVVSGVRRFELRLKSGETFCKEESYVKYIPTAQEIEGWITDAGFVIERRYGDYKGNPIGETSHRAIYWAKK, encoded by the coding sequence ATGGAAATTAAACAGTACAGTAAATATTTACACCATTGGACAGTGGAGTTATATGAACAGACAGTAACTAAGATAGAAGATGTTCAGATGATTAAGAAAATGATTGGTGACCGCAAGGAACAGCGTATTTTTGAGGTATGCTGTGGCAGCGGTCGCATACTCGTCCCTTTGGCAAAAGATGGGCATATAGTGGTTGGACTGGATATGGACAATTTGATGCTGGCAAAACTCTTTGAAAAAACCCGGGGATTAGAAAACATCACAATAATCCAAGCGGATGCTATTACCGCCAATTGGGGTGAAGAATATGACGTCGTGATCCTAGCCGGCAACGTTCTGCTTAACATTATATCCAATAATGACAATAAAGCTGCCCAGCAGAAACTTATCGAGAAGTCTTATTCCGCACTCAAACCCGGTGGACACATGTATTTAGATACCCACTTAGTTGCCCATCCCGAACAATTTTTCGGTCAACCAGGAGAACGTGTAATTTTTGAGGGCATTGATAGTTGGGGAACTTATGGACGCTATATCCTTATAGACGAAAAATATGACGCACAAAAGCAGGTAGTATCGGGTGTGCGCAGGTTTGAGCTTAGACTAAAATCAGGCGAAACTTTTTGTAAAGAAGAGAGCTATGTTAAATATATCCCCACTGCTCAGGAAATTGAAGGGTGGATAACTGATGCAGGGTTCGTTATTGAGAGGAGATATGGGGACTATAAAGGCAATCCAATTGGTGAAACCTCACACCGCGCTATTTATTGGGCAAAAAAGTAG
- the taw22 gene encoding tRNA (guanine(37)-N1)/4-demethylwyosine(37)-methyltransferase Taw22, with the protein MAAIKVKKVEAEKVKRLLKRLNLYDGKRRPKREGDFVLLPILDSAKVQELEFEVLDVELPMRPDRQIYKNLESVLREKLSENELKHLRRYDVIGDIAVIQIPKELEHRREEIVEGLLTVHPFLKVIAVKGFHEGAFRIRDYGIIWGEERLWTVHKENGVKIKVDLSKAFFNPRMKGERYRLAQLVKDGERVLIPFAGVLPYALVIARYKNVHITAVELNKEAIKLGLENIKLNEKKLKGSIEVIQGDVFEVLPTLGTFDRVISPTPKGVDALALTLRKAKNSLHYYDFVHEENINQFKNYIIEQCNNYGKKCEVRIKKVSDYKPHVYKVCADVEIKN; encoded by the coding sequence ATGGCGGCGATAAAGGTCAAGAAAGTGGAAGCGGAGAAGGTCAAAAGGCTTTTGAAAAGACTTAACTTGTATGATGGGAAAAGAAGGCCTAAGCGGGAGGGTGATTTTGTCCTATTGCCTATTTTAGACTCTGCAAAGGTTCAAGAATTAGAGTTTGAAGTTCTTGATGTTGAGCTACCAATGAGACCTGATAGACAGATATACAAAAATTTGGAGAGCGTCTTGAGAGAAAAGCTTAGTGAAAACGAGCTCAAGCACTTGAGAAGGTACGATGTTATAGGAGATATTGCGGTTATTCAAATACCCAAAGAGCTCGAGCACCGCAGGGAGGAAATAGTTGAGGGGCTCTTGACGGTTCATCCTTTTCTCAAGGTCATAGCCGTTAAGGGCTTTCACGAAGGAGCGTTTAGAATTCGGGACTATGGAATAATTTGGGGGGAAGAGAGGCTCTGGACAGTTCACAAGGAAAATGGAGTAAAAATAAAAGTGGACTTAAGCAAAGCTTTTTTCAATCCACGGATGAAAGGCGAGCGTTATCGCCTAGCACAGCTCGTTAAAGATGGCGAGAGAGTTTTAATCCCATTTGCTGGAGTTCTGCCCTATGCCCTCGTTATAGCCCGCTACAAAAATGTTCATATAACTGCTGTTGAGCTTAACAAAGAAGCCATAAAACTCGGCCTTGAAAATATAAAACTAAATGAGAAGAAGCTCAAAGGGAGCATCGAAGTAATCCAAGGTGATGTTTTTGAAGTTCTTCCTACGCTCGGCACGTTTGATAGGGTTATAAGCCCCACACCAAAAGGCGTTGATGCCTTGGCTTTAACTCTACGCAAGGCCAAAAACTCCCTCCACTACTACGACTTCGTACATGAGGAAAATATTAATCAATTCAAGAATTACATAATTGAACAATGCAATAATTATGGAAAAAAGTGTGAGGTTAGAATAAAGAAAGTCTCAGACTACAAACCTCATGTGTACAAAGTGTGTGCCGATGTTGAGATTAAAAATTAA
- a CDS encoding gamma-glutamyl-gamma-aminobutyrate hydrolase family protein: MKPVIGITTSYSWKKQAFFIKEAYVRMVREAGGIPVLLSPFMEVEEALDLVDGILLSGGGDIHPSFYGEGATNKIRSIEPYRDEFEIALVKEAIDNKIPLLGICRGAQLINVALGGTLYQDLASEVVNSIKHDWFAKGEDLLPRNYPIHGIKVKLDTKLFEILKPALSVESTKEATLMVNSYHHQAIKRLGEGLKSVAYAPDGVIEAIEMEGQFVIGVQWHAEWMDNMLPLFKALIEEAKRGELEENVPQLDRNEM, encoded by the coding sequence ATGAAGCCTGTAATAGGAATAACCACATCATACTCCTGGAAAAAGCAGGCCTTTTTCATAAAAGAGGCCTATGTTAGAATGGTGAGAGAAGCTGGAGGCATTCCTGTACTCCTGAGCCCATTTATGGAAGTAGAGGAGGCTTTGGATTTAGTGGATGGGATACTCCTAAGCGGGGGTGGTGATATCCATCCCAGCTTTTACGGAGAGGGAGCAACCAACAAAATAAGGAGCATCGAGCCCTATAGGGATGAGTTTGAAATAGCTCTTGTCAAAGAGGCCATAGATAACAAAATCCCACTCTTAGGAATATGCCGCGGTGCTCAGCTCATAAATGTAGCTCTTGGAGGCACTCTTTATCAAGACCTAGCTAGTGAAGTTGTTAACTCTATAAAGCACGACTGGTTTGCCAAAGGCGAGGATTTGCTTCCACGAAATTATCCGATTCACGGAATAAAAGTAAAGCTTGATACAAAACTTTTCGAAATTTTAAAGCCGGCGTTAAGTGTGGAGAGCACTAAAGAAGCGACGCTAATGGTGAACAGTTACCATCATCAAGCCATAAAACGCCTTGGTGAGGGCCTCAAATCGGTAGCCTATGCTCCAGATGGAGTTATTGAAGCGATTGAAATGGAGGGCCAATTTGTTATTGGTGTTCAATGGCATGCGGAATGGATGGACAACATGCTGCCCCTCTTTAAGGCACTTATCGAAGAGGCAAAAAGAGGAGAGCTTGAGGAAAACGTTCCTCAGTTAGATAGGAACGAGATGTGA